The following proteins are encoded in a genomic region of Bombus pyrosoma isolate SC7728 linkage group LG1, ASM1482585v1, whole genome shotgun sequence:
- the LOC122575524 gene encoding dedicator of cytokinesis protein 9 isoform X3 encodes MSERKFTRGLGKPGMAAQLRETVSQVVRESTVQNKPHLVEPIDFENFVLKNKTLLQNDPQRELLLYPRDDISQVVLPRRYRTLVPTIPQTSDNEEGEENLLTKECLRSYTSNWNLIHYKYSAYSGTYLELPKVAKIDDLKDEVYEIDTEVDQVDEELTKSNGITKEGYLMKGPEIGSSDRMFANIGSKSFKRRFCHLRQEVDGTYILELFKDEKKGEAKLTIVMDFCTEVIRNPKRGRYCFELRMSGTHKSYTLAADNETDMQDWLLKLSSVLQHYKQQEEKRAASLERACNTPPPSPQPMQVYGTLKGLEQSMNPQLIKYSRETDTSIALARRECRKQLFSIYPHIPHTKQQPGNCNEQNIDPYKEQFGQRIFVKCESLKFRLQAPIDEKESLCQVEPYQTTLSLYDARNGRKLTENFHFDINHEVVQGIVKELSPVGIMTESTENIKLPNDLKNIPLDWIKYPKQAIFSISNPHPDIFLVVRIDKILQGNICQTSEPYLRATKDPRLGLKVHKQVRACCQRLGNYRMPFAWAARPLFRLYSNELDTSSDFPAIYRQEGNKIKDEELLKLLSEYRKPEKLSKLTVIPGWLKIKIESITDLPDNTLSTSLAALKPFPLPPISEPTLEIAEFESTSEKDVHPYTTYINHLYVYPQTLCFDTQKIFTRARNIACVIELRDNDCENATPLRCIYGRPGAPLLCLRASCAVLHHNAVPSWYEEIKIRLPSKLHAKHHLLFSFYHISCDMNKKKENGVENCVGYAWSPLLHKGRLNVDMDMNVQALPVATHLPPGYLSIQPLGLGKGNAGPEIIWVDSQRPVFTVAFQLISTVFTRDVHLHNLFAHMERILDTKLGAVPADSETCKILKAAHAVQLVTVITFLPTILNQLFTLLTCTTNEEVGWYIIRVLIHFINMVHEAGRKETLQAYIKFVFVPPSQGNGIITVHEQLGKHLPTLLQPSNTDFLVVNKFMHHSSFFFEIMIKSMAQHLLSTGRIKMHRNERFSKEYHEKIRSLVEVIMPYLMNKYKEMPVETHELNKSLAQFLKRCLTFMDRGFVFRLINSYMDNFSPGDQRTLHDFKFTFLQIICSHEHYVSFNLPMMQSRIISKDLINEYCLSEDFCKHHFLVGLLMQEVRTSLNEIVQIRKVAISTLRDLMAKHELDDRYQNKGQLSRIASTYIPWLGIVLENLHRLQSIHDSSKTEIRQNGTNRISTSSSFLANKDTASTTATTGTPKSIHRLTLHLETQSPIRASMHLRDSTYFAAIAGQGLVNGYSCTSIESDTSTISGASQSNISQETTIIREPIENGTGEKKRHSRSLSVTQSSPRCDKLQSSEVKDILLCFLFVIKYLGDHQVIAWWQQCSDCEILSFFTVIEMSLHHFKYIGKRQIAANMVNSSGKPRTVKAMTLPARMAPPDFSNDGPATSTLQPHNTTARENLVESDSGKVHQALLEANMATEVGLIALDCLGLFCIHFKDVLLTADGDNPIMQKVFSIYLSFLQVGQSETLLRHVFASFRAFLNNYSIILFQGNAVLCGRLCYELLRCCNSKLSSIRQESCALLYLLMRSNFEFTSRKGLTRVHLQVIISVSQMLGNVIGLNNSRFQESLSLINSYASSDKVMKGTGFPVEVKDLNKRIRTVLMATAQMREHNNDPEMLVDLQHSLANSYASTPELRHTWLETMARNHARDGNFSEAACCQLHIAALIAEYLKLRKVHTWGAEAFDKISENISRDECSLKLDAGEICVQDIHYNEYILLEQLELCAEMLEKAERFELLGHLYRLIVPMYEAKRNYEALANCYSHLAQACNKIVEVTKSGKRLLGRFYRVAFFGTAYFEDENGQEYIYKEPKVTSLSEISERLHHLYSEKFGSENVKMIMDSIPIDITELDSKIAYIQVTHVTPYFEKYELETRQTEFEQNHNISCFMFETPFTKEGKARGIPEEQWKRRTILTTQYSFPYIKKRILVIEKRIMELSPIEVALDEMRQRVQELEDVALIGPTDVKKLQLRLQGSICVTVNAGPLAYASAFLDPALSPQYPDDKVEELKDVFREFVKICYTALQINSKLITSDQHEYQEVLRENYQKLCQNLSSLLGEPIWSDEQVGNFKRNSAALFSAISGASNHTSTA; translated from the exons ATGAGCGAAAGGAAGTTTACCCGTGGCCTGGGTAAACCGGGCATGGCCGCTCAATTACGAGAGACCGTCTCTCAGGTAGTACGAGAGAGTACCGTACAG aataagCCACATCTAGTAGAACCCatagattttgaaaattttgtattaaagaataaaactttattacaAAACGACCCTCAGAGAGAACTCCTGCTATACCCTAGGGATGATATTTCA CAAGTGGTATTACCTAGAAGATATCGTACTCTTGTACCAACTATACCACAAACTTCAGATAATGAGGAAGGGGAAGAGAATCTTCTTACAAAAGAATGTTTACGAAGTTACACATCTAATTGGAATctcatacattataaatattcagcaTATAGTGGAACTTATCTTGAGTTAcctaa agTAGCAAAAATAGATGATCTAAAAGATGAAGTGTATGAAATTGATACAGAAGTAGACCAAGTTGATgag GAATTAACAAAGAGTAATGGAATAACAAAGGAAGGCTATTTAATGAAAGGACCAGAAATTGGTAGTAGTGACCGCATGTTTGCAAATATTGGTTCAAAATCATTTAAGAGAAGGTTTTGTCATCTTCGTCAAGAAGTTGATGGCACATACATTCTTGAACTttttaaagatgaaaaaaagggTGAAGCTAAACTGACGATAGTAATGGATTTTTGCACTGAAGTTATTAGAAATCCAAAACGTGGGAGGTATTGTTTTGAATTAAGAATGAGCGGGACTCATAAATCGTACACATTAGCAGCAGACAATGAAACAGATATGCAGGATTGGTTATTAAAGTTAAGCTCAGTATTACAGCATTATAAGcaacaagaagaaaaacgtGCTGCTTCGCTAGAGAGAGCATGCAATAcacctcctccttctcctcaaCCTATGCAG GTTTATGGAACGCTCAAAGGCTTAGAACAAAGTATGAATCCACAACTGATAAAGTATTCTAGGGAAACAGATACTAGTATTGCATTAGCGAGACGAGAATGTCGTAAACAATTGTTTAGTATTTATCCTCATATTCCACATACTAAACAACAACCAGGCAATTGTAATGAACAGAATATTGATCCATACAAAGAACAATTTGGGCagagaatttttgtaaaatgtgaAAGTCTTAAATTTAGATTACAAGCACCAATAGATGAGAAAGAATCATTATGTCAGGTGGAACCATATCAAACTACACTAAGTCTTTATGATGCAAGAAATGGCAGGAAGCTaactgaaaattttcattttgatattaatcatGAGGTTGTTCAAGGAATAGTAAAAGAATTAAGTCCTGTAGGTATTATGACAGAATctacagaaaatattaaactaccaAATGATCTGAAAAATATACCACTAGATTGGATTAAATATCCAAAACAg gcTATATTTAGTATTAGTAATCCGCACCCTGATATATTTTTGGTTGTaagaatagataaaatattacaaggGAATATATGCCAAACTTCTGAACCATATTTAAGGGCTACAAAAGATCCACGATTAGgtttaaaagtacataaacaAGTTAGAGCATGTTGCCAAAG attGGGAAATTATAGAATGCCGTTTGCTTGGGCTGCCAGACCATTATTTAGATTATATAGTAATGAATTAGATACATCATCAGACTTTCCTGCAATATATAGgcaagaaggaaataaaataaaagatgaagaaTTACTCAAACTCCTTTCAGAGTATAGAAA gcCTGAGAAACTTAGTAAATTGACTGTGATACCTGGTTGgttgaaaataaagattgaGTCAATTACAGATTTACCTGACA ATACATTATCTACATCTTTAGCAGCTTTGAAGCCATTTCCATTACCGCCAATATCTGAACCAACTCTTGAGATTGCAGAGTTTGAAAGTACTTCAGAGAAAGATGTTCATCCATATACAACTTATATTAACCATCTTTATGTATATCCGCAAACTCTTTGCTTTGATACTCAAAAAATATTCACCAGAGCTAGAAATATTGCGTGCGTTATTGAATTACGAGACAATGATTGTGAAAATGCTACACCTTTAAGg TGTATATATGGAAGACCTGGTGCTCCACTTTTATGCTTACGAGCATCTTGCGCGGTTTTACATCATAATGCAGTTCCTTCTTGgtatgaagaaattaaaataaggtTACCATCGAAACTTCATGCCAAGCATCAtttactcttttctttttaccataTAAGTTGTGAtatgaataagaaaaaagaaaatggtgtTGAAAATTGTGTTGGTTATGCTTGGTCTCCATTGTTGCATAAAGGAAG ATTAAATGTGGATATGGATATGAATGTACAAGCACTACCTGTTGCAACACATTTACCACCAGGATATCTTTCAATACAACCTCTAGGACTAGGAAAAggg AATGCTGGACCGGAAATTATATGGGTTGATTCTCAACGGCCGGTATTTACAGTAGCATTTCAATTGATTTCAACTGTATTTACACGTGATgtacatttacataatttatttgctCATATGGAACGCATCCTAGATACAAAACTAGGTGCGGTACCAGCGGATTCGGAAAcatgcaaaatattaaaagctgCTCATGCAGTACAATTAGTTACAGTTATTACATTTCTTCCTACTATATTGAATCAGTTATTTACATTGTTAACATGTACTACAAATGAAGAAGTTGGATGGTATATTATAAGAGttttaatacatttcataaatatggTGCATGAAGCTGGTAGGAAAGAAACACTTCAGGCTTATATTAAG TTTGTTTTTGTACCACCTTCTCAAGGAAATGGTATTATAACAGTTCATGAACAATTAGGAAAACATCTTCCTACATTATTGCAGCCAAGTAATACTGACTTTCTagtagtaaataaatttatgcatCATTCCAGTTTCTTTTTTGAGATAATGATTAAGAGTATGGCACAGCATTTGCTTTCGACAGGAAGGATAAAA ATGCatagaaatgaaagattttcaaaagaaTATCATGAAAAGATTCGAAGTTTAGTGGAAGTTATTATGCCTTATCTTATGAACAAATATAAAGAGATGCCAGTTGAAACACATGAATTAAACAAAAGTCTTgcacaatttttaaaa CGATGCCTTACATTTATGGATCGTGGGTTcgtttttcgtttaataaattcatacatGGACAATTTCTCTCCTGGAGATCAACGTACACTAcatgattttaaatttacattcttGCAAATAATCTGTTCACACGAGCATTATGTGTCTTTCAATTTACCAATGATGCAATCACGAATCATTTCCAAAG atttaataaatgaatattgttTGTCAGAAGATTTTTGCAAACATCATTTCTTAGTTGGACTGTTAATGCAAGAAGTTAGAACCTccttaaatgaaattgtacaaattcgTAAAGTTGCAATATCTACATTAAGAGACTTAATGGCAAAGCATGAACTTGATGATAGATATCAGAATAAG gGTCAATTAAGTAGGATAGCATCCACTTATATACCATGGCTAGGTATTGTATTGGAAAATCTACATCGATTGCAATCCATACATGATAGCagtaaaacagaaattagGCAAAATGGCACAAATAGAATATCAACTAGTAGTTCATTTTTGGCAAATAAAGATACCGCGAGTACTACTGCGACCACTGGAACTCCAAAATCAATACATag gCTTACGTTACATTTGGAAACTCAATCTCCAATAAGGGCGTCTATGCATCTACGAGATTCTACATACTTCGCAGCCATAGCAGGCCAAGGATTAGTTAATGGATATTCTTGTACTAGTATAGAATCAGATACATCAACAATATCTGGTGCTTCTCAATCAAATATATCTCAAGAAACTACTATTATTCGTGAACCTATCGAAAATGGTACtggcgaaaaaaaaagacattcTCGTTCTTTAAGTGTTACACAATCGTCACCTAGATGTGATAAATTGCAGTCGTCGGAAGTTAAGGATATTTTACTCTGTTttctatttgtaataaaatacttagGTGATCATCAAGTTATTGCTTGGTGGCAACAGTGCAGCGattgtgaaattttaagtttctttACAGTAATTGA AATGAGCCTtcatcattttaaatatattgggAAAAGGCAAATAGCTGCAAACATGGTAAATAGTTCTGGAAAGCCTCGAACAGTGAAAGCAATGACATTACCAGCTAGAATGGCACCTCCAGATTTTTCTAACGATGGACCCGCCACTAGTACTTTACAACCACATAATACTACTGCACGGGAAAATCTTGTTGAAAGCGATAGTGGGAAAGTGCATCAAGCTTTATTAGAAGCGAATATGGCAACAGAAGTTGGTCTAATTGCATTGGATTGTTTAGGattattttgtattcattttaag gATGTGCTTCTAACAGCAGATGGTGATAATCCCATAATGCAGAAAGTATTtagtatatatttatcgtttttgCAAGTTGGACAGTCTGAAACCTTACTACGGCACGTTTTTGCCAGTTTCAGAgcctttttaaataattattctataattctatttcaag GAAATGCCGTATTATGTGGACGTTTATGTTACGAATTATTACGTTGCTGTAATAGTAAGTTAAGTTCCATTCGGCAGGAATCTTGTGCTTTACTTTATCTTCTTATGAGAAGCAATTTTGAGTTCACTAGTAGGAAAGGACTAACTAGGGTTCACTTACAA gTAATTATATCTGTTTCTCAAATGCTTGGAAATGTTATtggattaaataattcaaggTTCCAAGaatcattatcattaataaatagCTATGCTTCTTCTGATAAAGTGATGAAGGGTACTGGTTTTCCAGTTGAAGTTAAAGAtctgaataaaagaattaGGACTGTTTTGATGGCCACAGCTCAAATGAGAGAACATAACAATGATCCTGAAATGTTGGTAGACCTACAACATAGTTTGGCTAATTCTTATGCCAGTACACCTGAATTGAGACATACATGGTTAGAAACTATGGCTAGAAATCACGCAAGAgatggaaatttttcagag GCTGCTTgttgtcaattacatattgcCGCATTAATAGCAGAGtatttaaaattgagaaaagtTCATACGTGGGGTGCAGAAGCCTTTGACAAGATTTCTGAAAACATCTCTAGAGATGAATGCAGTCTTAAACTTGATGCTGGTGAGATTT GCGTGCAAGATATTCATTACAACGAATATATACTTCTTGAACAATTAGAACTTTGTGCTGAGATGTTAGAGAAAGCAGAACGATTTGAACTTCTTGGACATTTGTATAGATTAATAGTTCCTATGTACGAAgcgaaaagaaattatgaagCTTTAGCAAATTGTTATTCTCATTTGGCACAAGcctgtaataaaattgttgaagtTACAAAGTCCGGAAAAAGACTTCTTGGAAGATTTTATAGAGTTGCATTTTTTGGCAcg GCATATTTTGAGGATGAAAATGGGCAAGAGTACATTTACAAAGAACCAAAAGTTACATCCTTATCTGAAATTTCAGAACGTCTCCATCATCTCTACTCTGAAAAATTTGGCTcggaaaatgttaaaatgatAATGGATTCTATACCTATCGATATAACCGAACTAGATTCAAAAATAGCGTATATTCAAGTGACACACGTTACAccttatttcgaaaaatacgaGTTAGAAACACGACAAACAGAGTTTGAACAGAATCATAATATATCATGTTTTATGTTTGAAACTCCATTCACTAAAGAAGGAAAAGCCAGAGGTATTCCAGAAGAACAATGGAAACGTAGAACAATTCTTACAA CACAATATTCTTTTCCATACATTAAAAAACGTATTTTAGTTATTGAAAAACGAATAATGGAACTGAGCCCAATCGAAGTCGCTTTAGATGAAATGCGACAACGTGTCCAAGAATTAGAAGATGTAGCTCTTATAGGACCAACAGAcgtgaaaaaattgcaattaagaTTACAAGGAAGTATATGTGTTACAGTAAATGCTGGACCACTCGCATACGCTTCCGCATTTTTAGATCCTGCACTGTCTCCACAATATCCAGATGATAAAGTTGAAGAACTAAAAGATGTTTTCAG agaatttgttaaaatatgttACACAGCTCTGCAAATAAATAGTAAGTTGATTACATCTGATCAGCATGAATATCAAGAAGTGTTACGTGAGAATTATCAGAAACTTTGCCAAAATTTGTCATCATTACTTGGGGAACCTATTTGGTCTGATGAACaagttggaaattttaaacgtAACAGCGCTGCTTTATTTAGTGCTATCAGTGGTGCTAGTAATCACACAAGTACAGCTTAA